The genomic segment GTGGTGCTGGTGACCGCCGTCGCCGTTCTCGTCTTTGTTCTGGCTCTCGTTCTCGTGCTGGTGCCCGGCGTGCTGGTGCCCGTTGTCGGCGCCGGCCTCGTTGTCCTCGTGCCCGCCGTCCTCGTGGCTCTCGTGATTCTGGTGTCCCTGCTGCTCATGGCCGATGTCATGACCCTCGGGCGGTGCGTCGTCGGCCTGGTGGCGCTGGAGACCGGTGTCCCGGAGGGTGGCGACCACTTCATTCACTGCGGACGGTGCGGCCGCCGCGGAGTCGATCTGTGCCCGCGCGCGTGGCCGAGGGAGCTGCGCCCACACCGCTTCCACATACGGCCCCAGGTCGTCGTCGAGCGGGCCCGCGATGAGCAGGAGATTCGCCTCGGCGGGACTCGCCGCCTCGTGCCAGCCGCGCTCACGCAGCACCCGTTCGACGGCGAGCCGGGCAGCGGTGCCGCCCGGTGTGGCCGTCACCAACGGCCGGGGCGGCGTGTGGCGCAACAACCACCCGGTCAGGCCCATCGCAGTGCCCCCTCACGCCACGCGTAGACGACACCCGCGAAAAGGATCGCGAGGAACACGAACATCTCCACGACCGCCGACGTGCCCTTCTCCGCGACGACCAGCGTCCACGGGTACATGAACACCATCTCCATGTCGAAGACGAGATAGATCATCGAGACGGTGTACCAACGGACGTGGTACCGCGACACGGCGTGCTCGGCGGGTGAGTGTCCGGAGAGGAACGGGTAGAGGTTGGCTCTGGTGCCGCCCAAACGGGCGGCGAAAGCGATGCCGTAGAGACCGGCGACACCCACCAACGCCACAGCCAGCAAGACGAGCGCACCGGTGACGGTCATGCGCTACTCCCTCGGCCGACATGCAATACCAGGCACGGGTATTCCCCGTCAGTGGCGGAAGTATTCACGATCCGTGTGTTACTCGTGACCAGGCGCATCATGGCACCCCGGTGCGGGCGGCACTCGAACGGTTCTTCTGCGCGAATTGTCCCGGGTATGTGGGAGGAGGGACAGGGTTTCCGTCGCTATGACACAGGCGATGCTCAGCGAAGCGGGAGCGCAGTGGGAACGTGCGCCTACCATCGCCTGACCGGTGGATGCCGGTCTCGGTGGTGACGTAGATCTTGGGGGTAGCTCCCCGCTGCGAGAGCTTGTGAGGGACCGTTGACCTGGTCGGCCGGGTTCACGACGCGCCGCCGTCCTGGCTGGTGCGGACCGTCCCGTTTGGGGTCGACCCCGCCAAGAGCAGCAGCCGGATCGCACACACACCGCTGAACTCGGGGTGGATGCCTTCGACTGGGGCATCAATCATGCCGAGACATGGGCTATCCCTGCGCGGTCGACATCACCGCGCCGCTGGCCATCGTGCGCGGCACGGGGTGGCCGCCGACCGTGGGATTGTCATGCGCACCGGCGAGGCGTTCCAGACCTCCTGGCTGGTGCGGCGGATCGTGTTGGACAAGGCTGGCACCCTGACCGAGGGCAAGCCGACCGTCCGCGCCGTGTGCCCCGTCGCCGGTCATGAGGACGAGGTGTTGGCTTTGGCCGCCGCCGCGAAAAGCCATCCGGGCATCCGCTCGCCCCCGCGATCGTGGCCGCTGCGCAACACCGCGGCCTCACTGTCGGCGAGCCGGAGGAGTCCGAGTCGGTCACCGGCTCTGGCGTGCATGCCACCGTGTCGGGGCGACCCAGCCTGCTGACCGACGCCAGGGCCGACCTGTCGGCAGTGGCGTCGGCACCGACATCGCCGTCGAACCGGCCGACATCGTGCTGCTGCACGACCAGGTCGGTGCCGTGCTGGATGCCCGCGACATCAGCGACCGCGCCTATCGGCACGCCCGCGGCAACATTGCCCTGGCGTTTCTGTTCAACGGCATCGGCGTCCCGCTCGCCACGACCGGCCTGGTGTACCCGGTCTGGGCGATGGTCGCCATGGCAGCCTCGGTCACCACTATCTTCGTCAACTCCGTGGGTACGCGCCCCTCCCTGCTTCTCCAGGCCATCGTCGGTGTCGGACGGCAGCGAATCGAGGACCCGAAGAATGCAGTGCGGCAGTAACGCCGGCAGGCTGCCACCTGGTCTGAGACCGCTCGACGCCGGCCAGTTTGTGCGATGAGTAGCTTGGCATGACTACGCGGTTTGTGCTCCGTGTGTCCTACTGCCCCAGTAGTGCCGTCATCTCTTCGATCTCCTTGCTCTGCCGGTCGACGATGTCTTGGGCGTACATCGACGTCAGGGTGTCGCTGCCGTTGCGGAGTTGCGCTTGTGCGATGTCGACGGCGCCTTGGTGATGTTCGAGCATGGTTTGCAGCCACAGTGTGTCGAATGCCGGGCCCGTGCTCTGCTGGAGTTGCTGGAATGTCTCCTCGGTCATGAGGTGGGAGTGGTCGTGTTCGCCGCTCGCGCCGCCCGGTGTGACTGTTTCGCCCCACA from the Saccharomonospora azurea NA-128 genome contains:
- a CDS encoding NADH-quinone oxidoreductase subunit A, with the protein product MTVTGALVLLAVALVGVAGLYGIAFAARLGGTRANLYPFLSGHSPAEHAVSRYHVRWYTVSMIYLVFDMEMVFMYPWTLVVAEKGTSAVVEMFVFLAILFAGVVYAWREGALRWA